In a single window of the Maridesulfovibrio bastinii DSM 16055 genome:
- a CDS encoding ZIP family metal transporter, with protein MDYFMTLSPVMQALIATLFTWGVTALGAAVVFIGKDISKRTLDIMLGFAAGVMIAASYWSLLAPAIEMSEHMGALKFVPAAVGFVMGAVFLRLVDKFLPHLHINAPRSEAEGVETSWNSSILLVLAITLHNIPEGLAVGVAFGAVGAGYDSATIGGAIALAMGIGIQNFPEGTAVSVPLRRAGFSRMKSFIYGQGSGLVEPIAGVIGAAAVIIARPILPYALAFAAGAMIFVVVEEVIPESQASGYGDQATMGCIVGFAVMMILDVALG; from the coding sequence GTGGATTATTTTATGACTCTTTCGCCTGTAATGCAGGCTCTGATAGCGACCTTGTTTACATGGGGAGTGACTGCTCTTGGAGCAGCTGTGGTATTTATCGGTAAGGATATAAGCAAACGGACGCTGGATATAATGCTCGGTTTTGCCGCTGGGGTAATGATTGCTGCAAGTTACTGGTCGTTGCTTGCTCCGGCTATTGAAATGAGTGAGCACATGGGTGCTTTAAAATTTGTTCCGGCTGCGGTTGGATTTGTCATGGGGGCAGTCTTCTTAAGGTTGGTTGATAAATTTTTGCCGCACCTGCATATCAACGCTCCACGTTCGGAAGCTGAAGGAGTTGAAACCAGCTGGAACAGTTCTATTCTTCTGGTGCTTGCCATTACTTTGCATAATATCCCGGAAGGACTGGCTGTCGGCGTTGCCTTCGGAGCTGTCGGAGCAGGATATGATTCCGCCACCATCGGCGGTGCAATTGCGCTTGCAATGGGTATCGGTATTCAGAATTTTCCGGAAGGAACAGCAGTTTCAGTTCCACTTCGCCGAGCTGGTTTTTCAAGAATGAAAAGTTTTATTTACGGTCAGGGTTCAGGTCTTGTCGAGCCTATCGCCGGGGTTATCGGTGCGGCGGCAGTCATAATAGCTAGACCAATTTTACCCTATGCACTGGCATTTGCCGCAGGAGCTATGATTTTTGTTGTTGTCGAAGAAGTTATCCCGGAATCTCAGGCCTCCGGTTACGGAGATCAGGCAACCATGGGCTGTATTGTCGGTTTCGCAGTAATGATGATTCTCGATGTTGCGCTGGGGTAG
- a CDS encoding Nif11-like leader peptide family natural product precursor encodes MRLFFCAPKAIPLFLLLTRGIVMSKKEVERLLTTGGENKKVKAKYNAIPSKEAFVAAAIEDGYDFTIEELDEVLKESGDDFTTFGNPPARSIWWA; translated from the coding sequence GTGCGTCTATTTTTCTGCGCACCAAAAGCCATACCTCTATTTTTGTTGCTTACAAGGGGCATAGTTATGTCTAAAAAAGAAGTTGAGCGTCTGCTTACCACAGGTGGAGAGAATAAAAAGGTAAAGGCTAAGTACAACGCCATTCCCTCTAAAGAAGCCTTTGTGGCAGCTGCTATTGAGGATGGTTACGATTTTACAATCGAAGAGTTGGACGAAGTGCTTAAAGAGTCTGGTGATGACTTCACAACGTTCGGCAACCCTCCTGCCCGTTCGATCTGGTGGGCCTAG
- a CDS encoding indolepyruvate ferredoxin oxidoreductase subunit alpha codes for MFNQYHHVKGENMHKIDPEECQFCGACQSVCPADAIVHPDRKNYYEINDNCVDCGACEDECGFNAISTDSSAE; via the coding sequence ATATTTAATCAATATCATCACGTTAAAGGAGAAAATATGCATAAAATAGACCCTGAGGAATGTCAGTTTTGTGGAGCATGTCAAAGCGTCTGTCCTGCTGATGCTATAGTACACCCTGATAGAAAAAACTATTATGAGATAAATGATAACTGTGTTGATTGCGGAGCCTGCGAAGACGAATGCGGCTTCAATGCAATAAGCACAGATAGCTCAGCAGAATAG
- a CDS encoding MarR family transcriptional regulator, translating into MDLVDTINAQHKGGVDFGTGQRLYPAEIHTIEAIGNYPEITVTKLAELMAVSKPTISERINRLSRKGLVSKITLADNAKAVPLILTESGKVALKGHEMHHQRMFDLFVQKYGDDAEDILNRFSFAFKEMRKLAEEFSCGDI; encoded by the coding sequence ATGGATCTGGTTGATACTATCAATGCGCAACACAAGGGAGGTGTTGATTTCGGAACAGGACAGCGACTTTACCCTGCGGAAATTCATACCATTGAAGCAATAGGAAATTATCCAGAGATCACTGTTACAAAGCTTGCAGAACTTATGGCTGTCTCCAAACCGACTATATCTGAACGCATTAACAGATTATCTCGAAAAGGACTCGTCAGCAAAATAACCCTAGCTGATAACGCCAAAGCAGTCCCGCTGATATTAACAGAATCCGGAAAAGTTGCTCTCAAAGGACATGAGATGCACCATCAGCGAATGTTCGATCTGTTTGTTCAAAAGTACGGAGATGATGCTGAAGACATTCTGAATAGATTTTCTTTCGCTTTTAAAGAAATGCGTAAACTTGCAGAAGAATTCAGCTGTGGTGATATTTAA